In the Deltaproteobacteria bacterium genome, ATCAGGGAGAGGACCATGGGAGTAGTGGGGACGTTTACTTTGTCCATCAGGTAACCGAGGATCCCGAAGAAAAGGGCGGTCCAGACATCGAAGAAATTGTTCCGCACGCTGAAGGCCCCGATGAAGCTGAAGAGGAGGATCATCGGCCCCATGATGTAATAAGGAACCGCGACCATTTTGGCCCATAACCCTACCAGGGGGAGGTTGAGAATGAGAAGCATCACATTGCGTTGGGGTCGTGCCAGGAGGCAGCCATATCCGTGGACCGGTTCCTCAGGGGCGATGGACTGCGCTGGAGTAGGGGATTCTGGAGCGGACCTTATGTCAAGGAATACGAAGTCGATTCGGCCCGAGCCAAAGGAGGTCCGAGAAGAGAGTTGGAGCGGGTTCCTGTGGCCCAAAGGAGATTGAATAAGGAAACCGAAAAAGTCCTCTCCCCGCAGGCTGCCAAGAGAGAAGTAGAACGTTGTCTGAGTTGCGGGCGAGCGGCGGAGTGGAATAAGACCTGTTGGTATTGTTTGCCGTGCGAAATCGAATGCCCGGTGAAAGCCCTCGAGGTGAAGATGCCCTACCTGGTTCGTTGACCCGACCTCAGAGGCCGGAACTTTCCTTGTACGATCTTTATTCCGCATTCCGCAATCCGAATTCCGCATTGGGAGGGAATGCCCTACCTGGTTCGCTAATCTTGGGTCTTAACCATGTTTTTTAGGAGGCACGCTTTCTCTAAATTTTTCTATCCGCCTTTTCAAATTATTCTGGTAAAAGCGCGGAGTCAGTATTTTGGGTCGACTTCAGGGGACAAGGTTTTAAGCTATGGGGATGGACTGGAAGTGGAAGGCTGATCTGGCGGAGGGTAGGGGAGGTATAAGAAAGTCAGGAAGGCAAAGAGCGGCAGAATAAAGGAGATTTGGAGGGTGAAAGGTAGGCCAAAGTTGTCGGCTACCCAACCTAAGGCTGTGGTTACAATCCCGCCAATTCCCATGGCCAGTCCCAGGATTAACCCAGAGGCCATACCAACATTATGAGGCATGAAACTCTGGCCCATGGCCATGGTTACAGCGTTGGAGGAAATGATGAACAAACCGGCGATAGCAAAAAAGATCAGAGAAATCACGCCCGTCGTAAAAAAGAAGAGATAGAGGAAGACCGAAGTCAACCCCAGGCTGAAGAGAACAGTCCGTTTGTAGCC is a window encoding:
- a CDS encoding tripartite tricarboxylate transporter permease; this encodes MLLILNLPLVGLWAKMVAVPYYIMGPMILLFSFIGAFSVRNNFFDVWTALFFGILGYLMDKVNVPTTPMVLSLILIPMLESALRQSLSMAAGSPVLLFTRPLTLIFLIAGVLMTIFSLYARYRKPKIKEYLLGDKEEAK